From the genome of Pseudoliparis swirei isolate HS2019 ecotype Mariana Trench chromosome 1, NWPU_hadal_v1, whole genome shotgun sequence:
CAATTTGGAAATCACACAGCGTGAAACCGTGTAGCTCTAATAAAGCTCAGTCTCTTAATTAACGCGATAGTCTTAAGGAGTGCTGCCCAAAAGCCTCCATGCTAATCTGCTGAGTCCACTGTGGCCAATGAGGCCATTCTGCCCGTTTAAACTAGATTAATGGATCACAAGGAGAGTTGTTTTCTGTTGAGGCACGTGCCCTCATATGGACTGGATGACTTTGCAGTCAGTTTGTAAGTGTTTCCTCCAGTGAGTGCCAAGCTCAATGTTGGGATCCAACTCAGGTTCATCCTCTCCCTTAAAGTTTTTGTTTCGGTTGGTCTCTCTTTTTCACAGAGTTGAACACCACACAGAGTCTCTATTTACAGCCTCTCAGTCATGCTCTCACCCCTCAGCATCTCGCCCAGTCGCTCTCACAGCCATACTATTTCCAAACAGGTGGTTTCAGATAGAGGCTGCGGCAGCGTGTGCCATTTTTGGGGCATATTGAGCACATTCTCCTTTCCTCTGGGATACAATGGTGAGAAAATAGCCCATAACTGAGAGCGAGTCTAGGCAGGGCACAAGCCACTATACCAACATAATGACGACATTATGGTCCCACcaggagctggagaaggagcaAATGACTGCAGCTTCAGTTCGTTCGAGGACAGGCAGGTGGTCAAAACAGTAAATATCGCTGATGTCGGACCCCTCAACATGCTCCTCACCGTGTACGGTCGTTATTATAAATAGGACAACATTCAACGACTGAACCCAGGAATAAGCTACTCACAGTTGTTTTTTTAGGGTAATACATTTCCTCTAAATGTCAtactcaaataaaaaacaacaaaatgatatatttaaataaaatagaatgtcaacaaataaatgctaaaataatcaataaaaaaatagatgtatcaataaaataaaatatacaataaaaaagtggcctcataaataaataattaactaaataaaaaaagtaaagtaaaacttttaataaaataaaaaaataaaaaaacaactaaacacaGATAATTAACTAGTTCAATTCCAatgtatatttttcttttacaaaaatctatgaatacaaaatacttaacttattaaatataataaaacatatatagagacacatTTCCTATTGTTAGACCACTCAGAAACAATGGTGTTACACCAGACATCAAATAGAAACAGTTGTATGCTTAAAACTGTTTCGACTAAGGCGCAACATCTATAACATAGAAGTCGTTGGACATGAGGAGCAGGATATTAAAGGTGCGGTGAAGAAAATTCCGCGCACTTCCGCTTTAAAAGCGGAGCTGTGAAGAGTTGCTGTGGCGATGCCGAGCCCCAGATCTGCTTTCAATTCAGCGCCGACCGGATCTCTGCTGCACAGTGCGCAATATACACTCCTCCGTCATCACTGTGGACTAGTTCAACCGCGGCGTAGACAAACATACGAGGCGGAACTGGATGTTAACTCTCATAGTTTCCCATGTGGCTGCCGGCAGACAGAACTTTACGCAGGGAAACAGCAGGTGAGTCTCCGAGGCTCCACCTGACGGATCATTCTGCTCGCTGGATTTAAAACCAGCCTGTGGTCTCCTCCCAACTCCACTTGTTGACGTGGTGCCAACAGGCTATCCCAGCAGCATCCCCGCGGAGACACACTTATGCGTAATTTGGATACAACCCTGTCTGACGGCAGAGCGGAGCAAGTTTGAACCTGTCGGGTTTTGGGGCAGATGGAGGTGATGTTTGGCGACCGGTAACACATCGCGCGATCTGATCATATTACACGGGCTGCTGTCAGGTGAGGCGCGGCATGGGGAACCAGATGGACAAGCTGACACATTTAAGTTACGCCGAAGTTCCCATAGTGGACCCGAACGGCGTGGACACGGAGGAAGGTCCACGGATCGGTGTCTCTTACATATTTTCTGACGACGACGACGAGCTGGAGGATGGCTGCGCGGTCGATGGCACGGAGAAGGACCCGAATCAGGAAGAGAAACATTACGACCAGCGCGACGAGGTGGAGTGCGCCGTCTACAACAGGGATGAGTGCATTTACGAGAAGAGCGTCAAGTCGGCTAACCTGGAGGTTTCCTCCCCTGAGAATCTACTGAACAGATGTAAAGCAGGTGACCTGGTGGAGTTTGTGGCCATCGGTCAGTTCCCGCACTGGGCTGTGTACGTGGGGGACTTCCAGGTGGTCCACCTGCACAGAGCCGAGGTGAAAAACAGCTTTTTGACGGATGCAAGTCaagggaggaggtgcaggattGTGAACGAGTTGTATAAATTCAAAGCTCTGGGTCCGGACATGGTGGTGCAGAACGCGATGGAGCAAGTGGGCTTAAAGGACCGCGAGCTGAGCTGGAGGAACTCCGAGTGCTTTGCCGCCTGGTGCCGGTTCGGCAAGAGGGAGTTCAAAATGGGCGGAGAGATCCGGATAGGCAAGCAGCCCTACAGGTTGAAAGTAGTGATGTCCGACAAACACTCGCACATGTTGGAGTTTCAGAGTTTGGAGGACATGAtcatggagaagaggaggaacgaTCACCTGGGCAGGACAGCCGTGTTGCAGGAGCTGGCCACTCACTTCAGCAGCGTGGAGGAGATCACAAGTGAGCCGGCCGCTGAGTGATGGTGGCGCCTTCACCTGTTGGATGCTTAGAGAAGCCTTTACCAAACATGAACTGTTACATCCGGCTAGCAAGCCTCGGCTCCTTCATATGAGTTGTAATTGGAGCAGTCATCATTTCCACTCGGCCATTGTCATTGTAATTATGTTTGGACATAAGTGTGTCTCAATGTTATTGCCTTAACGCCACAATCATCAACACCCTCAGATGCTTAATGGCCTTAGCAGTTTTGAATGCAATTTTAGGGGGGAAAATGAATGAATTGAATGAGTCGATAGGCTTGTTTGTAGCTCACAGCCTGTATAGACTGTCACTGTACACACTGTAGTGTTATGAAAGCTTTACACATCAAACTGTCACTACCTGTAAGTGGATGCTTCTCTATTCGTAGTGCGTCCCGTTCCTTGATCCGTGTGTGGTTTCATCCCACAGCTCTCAGACAGAAATGTGTCAGAGCTGCTGGCTGAATACAATGGATTCTTTCTGCCTTTTTTAGGGTCAATTCTCACACCAGCACATGTTGGAATGGATGTTGTGGCGCTGGTCTTGTGTTACAGTGATCAAAGGCTGTCTCAACTGTACCCAAAGTTCAAGTAAACCATGCCCCCTGAACTCTTTTTGAAGGGCTCCTCTTCATGTTGTCTTTCTTCCAGTCAGGAGAACATTAGCTGTGTGTTTAAAAAGCGCTTTCTGTCACCCTCATGTGATCTCCAAGTGTTTCTTAGAAATAAGTGGAATTTGCTGTTTGAAAAAAGTCACTGTCATAATTATTATGATATTGAGACACAAAGCGTAGTGTTTAGACCAGGTTCATGGGTTATAGCGAGATAGTTGTGGTTCAATCCTGGTTTTCATGTCTCGCAAGATGAACTCCCTTTTACCTGACGAATCACCACTGGACCTGTAAGCTGCAGGCCGGGTCTCTCCAGAGCACTGCTTTCTGCCTTTTTCTCAGGTGAAGCATAATCAACAACTGTTTTGATTATCGCTAATTGTTTTAGCCATTTAAAATGGGTTGTCTTTGGAGTTTTGGATGTTGTCCGGGCAAAACAAGGTATTTAAAATCATCAACTTTGTGATTCTGGGAAATTTTAAGACATTTTATGAAACTAAACCTTCAAGCGAAGCTATCGTCGGATTAATTGATGATGAAAGCAATTGATAGTTTTAGCAGCATTGTCACTGTTATGAGGAACGATGATTTTCGGGGCTGACAGCTGACAAACTTTACTAAATTAATAAATGGGACCTAAAGCAATAATCCTCAAAGGACCCATCATTTCTAGTTGCGGCCCTGCCCACAGGATCCAGGTATGGACAAAATTATTGCCTTCAAGTAAAAAGTGACGAgcaataacacaaataataacCCACTGAGTTTGATGTTTGGATGAAAACCTTTCACAGAGTGACAGAAATGCTCCTTCaagattgtttgtttgtatcaGAACTAAAATGAATGTCTGCAGCAATGTTTTCAACCATCTGCCTGCCACCTCTGGTATTAAACTAGAACCGACTAAACTATCAATTAACTCAATTTGTCCTTTCATATGATTTCTTGTAGAGTTCCAGACGGTATTTTGTTCCCAGCCCTGAAAAGCACAAGGCAAATATTGTTACTTGTGTCTTTATAGCCTCAATGTGATGAAAGAATGTTGCATCAATGGAAAGAGTGCTCATTGTGCCCTGATGATGGCAGTGATAAGCTTATTTCGTTATCGCTGTAGAAGCCTCCACTATCTGCAGTTCTACTCTTGCATCAGAAACTGTTACAATTCTCaggttaatttttttattatattcatttattctaaTAGTTTATTCCCTTTAAGAGAATGGAAAGGCTACTCCTCAGGATAACATTAATTTCCAATTCACTTTTTATGTCAGTTCAGGTGAAATGCTTGAAAAGAAATCATACGAATATTTTAAGGAATTAATTACAGTTTTTAATGCAGAAACGACTGGATTGTTGTACTAAATTGTGAGCTACCGAATGAGGAAGCCGTAAACCCGCAGCGTAAAACCTGCAGCAGTCTGACCTCCAGTTTCAAATACGTCTGACTATTGAACTTGACATCATCTATGACGGGCTGTCAAATCTCTAAATAGACTTTCATAAAGTACGTGCAGCAGCTTCTCTGTCTGCTGCATTCTTCCTGCAGTTGCTCGGATGTTGAAGGCAGTGCTAGAATGAAATTGGGACACGCTAAACTGGGACTCCTTTGGGTCTTGTTGAGTTGAGCGTTTCTGAAGTATAGTAGACAATTATATATTGAACTAAAATTTATTTAACGAGACTGGAGTGCAGCTGTGCAGATGTTACTGCTTTAGCTTCATCATCTCGTGTGTCGAGAGACTTCCTGTATTCGAGGTGAACGTCAGATAGCCGAGCTTCGTGTTGCAGGACTTGGTTTACCTTCATGTCAGAGTGTGAAGACGCGAGGTTGGTGtctgctgtttgtgtttgtttctagTTTCCAGATGCAGTTTTGCTCAACAGTTCTTGTCTGCGACGTCTTCAAATGGAGCGATGTCGACTCATGACCCCCCGTCACAGGTTCTGTCCTCAGAGTGAACATGAGCAGTTTTCTTTCTCAAGTTGTTCCACTCAAAGGTCGAAAGAAGGTATCTGACAAGAGGGAAAAGGTGTAATTTGAGAAGCAAAAACACTTTCATACCAACACTGTGAAAAATCTTATCGAGGCATTT
Proteins encoded in this window:
- the lratd2a gene encoding protein LRATD2a, producing the protein MGNQMDKLTHLSYAEVPIVDPNGVDTEEGPRIGVSYIFSDDDDELEDGCAVDGTEKDPNQEEKHYDQRDEVECAVYNRDECIYEKSVKSANLEVSSPENLLNRCKAGDLVEFVAIGQFPHWAVYVGDFQVVHLHRAEVKNSFLTDASQGRRCRIVNELYKFKALGPDMVVQNAMEQVGLKDRELSWRNSECFAAWCRFGKREFKMGGEIRIGKQPYRLKVVMSDKHSHMLEFQSLEDMIMEKRRNDHLGRTAVLQELATHFSSVEEITSEPAAE